The proteins below are encoded in one region of Dioscorea cayenensis subsp. rotundata cultivar TDr96_F1 chromosome 18, TDr96_F1_v2_PseudoChromosome.rev07_lg8_w22 25.fasta, whole genome shotgun sequence:
- the LOC120282129 gene encoding DExH-box ATP-dependent RNA helicase DExH9 isoform X1 has product MASLKRKIPESPSSDLSRATKSQKEESVLADEPVACLHEVSYPEGYVASCSAAPRPVGGEEKKPAKEFPFELDPFQAEAIKCLDNGESVMVSAHTSAGKTVVASYAIAMSLRDNQRVIYTSPIKALSNQKYREFKEEFSDVGLMTGDVTIEPNASCLVMTTEIWRSMQYKGSEILREVAWIIFDEVHYMRDRERGVVWEESIVMAPKNSRFVFLSATVPNAKEFADWVAKVHQQPCHIVYTDYRPTPLQHHIFPAGGEGIYLVVDEKGKFREDSFQKALNALVPAEGDKKRRNGKWQKNLLAGKPSEESDIFKMVKMIIRRQYDPVILFSFSKKECELLALQMAKLDLNEDAEKENIETIYWSAMDILSDDDKKLPQVVNMLPLLKRGIGVHHSGLLPILKEVIEILFQEGLLKCLFATETFSIGLNMPAKTVVFTNVRKFDGDKFRWLTSGEYIQMSGRAGRRGIDERGICILMVDEKMEPSTVKMMVKGSADCLNSAFHLSYNMLLNQIRCEDGDPEQLLRYSFYQFQADQALPDLEKQAKELEAERDSIVIEEEETVKDYYDLLQQYRSLKDDVRDIIFSPKYALPFLQPGRLVRLRCAQDDKMPSFSSKDDITWGVIIDFERVKGIAGDKRPEDAEYNVNILTKCVLDKSVGAKKSAKCVPITEPGEAVVISLPLDLIDGLSSVCLYIPKDLLSMEARENTIKKLLVVLAKFEKDGVPLLDPEEDMKVQLNSYRKLVRRIEALESIFDKYDEIRNSPLIQQKLKALHTKKELTDKIKSIKKQMRSSTALAFKDELKARKRVLRRLGYITSEDVVEVKGKVACEISSADELTLTELMFSGVFKDLKAEEMVALLSCFVWQEKLQDAPKPREGLEMLFSQLQETARRVANVQLDSKVQIDVESFVNSFRADIMEAVYAWTKGSKFYDIMEMTPSVFEGSLIRAIRRIEEVLQQLILAAKSIGEVQLEAKLEEAVTKIKRDIVFAASLYV; this is encoded by the exons ATGGCTTCTCTCAAGAGAAAAATCCCTGAATCTCCTTCCTCCGATCTCTCCCGCGCTACCAAATCCCAGAAAGAGGAATCCGTGCTCGCTGACGAGCCTGTAGCGTGCCTCCATGAAGTCTCCTATCCCGAAGGCTACGTTGCATCGTGCTCGGCGGCGCCACGACCCGTCGGCGGTGAGGAGAAGAAACCGGCCAAGGAGTTTCCCTTTGAGCTTGATCCTTTCCAGGCCGAGGCTATCAAGTGTCTTGACAATGGCGAGTCCGTCATG GTCTCTGCTCATACATCAGCTGGAAAAACAGTTGTTGCATCGTATGCTATCGCGATGTCTCTGAGGGATAATCAGCGAGTCATCTATACCTCGCCGATCAAGGCTCTTAGcaatcaaaagtatagagaGTTCAAAGAAGAATTTTCAGATGTGGGTCTTATGACTGGGGATGTGACCATTGAGCCAAATGCCTCTTGTTTG GTCATGACTACAGAAATCTGGCGTAGCATGCAATACAAGGGATCGGAGATTTTGCGTGAGGTTGCCTGGATTATCTTTGACGAAGTTCATTATATGCGTGACAGGGAAAGAGGTGTTGTTTGGGAAGAAAGTATTGTGATGGCTCCTAAAAATTCACGGTTTGTATTTCTCTCAGCAACAGTTCCAAATGCTAAGGAGTTTGCTGATTGGGTTGCAAAG gTGCATCAGCAGCCTTGTCATATTGTATACACTGATTATCGACCAACTCCACTACAACACCACATATTTCCAGCAGGAGGTGAAGGCATCTATCTGGTGGTAGATGAAAAGGGTAAATTTCGGGAGGATAGTTTCCAAAAAGCATTAAATGCCCTTGTTCCAGCTGAAGGAGATAAGAAAAGGAGGAATGGGAAGTGGCAAAAGAATTTATTGGCGGGAAAACCAAGTGAGGAAAGTGACATATTCAAGATGGTAAAAATGATTATAAGACGACAATATGACCCAGTGATACTTTTCAGCTTTAGCAAGAAGGAATGCGAGCTTCTTGCATTGCAG ATGGCAAAATTGGATTTAAATGAAGATGCTGAGAAAGAGAATATAGAAACCATCTACTGGTCTGCAATGGATATACTTTCTGATGATGATAAAAAGCTTCCCCAG GTTGTAAATATGCTACCCTTACTGAAACGTGGAATTGGTGTGCACCATTCTGGGTTACTTCCAATCTTAAAGGAGGTGATTGAAATACTCTTTCAAGAAGGGCTTCTTAAG TGCTTATTTGCCACAGAAACCTTCAGCATAGGGTTAAACATGCCTGCAAAGACAGTAGTCTTTACAAATGTGCGTAAATTTGACGGAGACAAGTTCAGATGGCTAACAAGTGGTGAATATATTCAAATGAGTGGGCGAGCTGGCCGCCGTGGTATAGATGAGCGTGGCATTTGTATTTTGATGGTTGATGAAAAAATGGAACCATCTACTGTCAAGATGATGGTGAAAGGAAGTGCTGATTGTTTGAACAG TGCCTTCCACCTTAGTTACAACATGCTCTTGAATCAAATTCGTTGTGAAGATGGTGACCCAGAGCAACTTCTAAGATATtcattttatcaatttcaaGCTGACCAAGCTCTTCCTGATCTTGAG AAGCAAGCCAAAGAACTGGAAGCAGAAAGGGACTCCATTGTAATTGAAGAAGAGGAGACTGTGAAAGACTATTATGATCTCCTGCAACAGTATAGAAGTCTAAAGGATGATGTCCGTGATATAATATTTTCCCCAAAATATGCTTTACCCTTCCTGCAGCCTGGAAGACTAGTACGGCTGCGATGTGCTCAAGATGACAAGATGCCATCTTTTTCTTCCAAGGATGACATCACCTGGGGtgttataattgattttgaaaGGGTGAAAGGCATAGCTGGCG ATAAAAGACCTGAAGATGCAGAATACAATGTTAATATTCTGACTAAATGTGTTCTGGACAAGAGTGTTGGTGCAAAGAAATCAGCAAAATGTGTTCCAATTACGGAACCTGGGGAAGCTGTTGTGATTTCACTACCGCTTGATTTG ATTGACGGTTTGAGCAGTGTATGCCTTTACATTCCCAAAGATCTTTTGTCCATGGAAGCTCGTGAGAATACAATAAAAAAGCTTTTAGTCGTACTTGCCAAATTTgaaaaagatggggtacctcTATTGGACCCTGAGGAAGATATGAAA GTCCAACTTAATTCATATAGGAAGCTTGTGAGGAGGATTGAAGCCCTTGAGAGCATATTTGACAAATATGATGAAATTCGCAACTCACCTTTAATCCAACAAAAGTTGAAAGCGTTACACACAAAGAAAGAATTGACGGACAAGATCAAATCAATCAAGAAGCAAATGCGTTCATCAACAGCGTTGGCCTTCAAAGATGAACTAAAGGCACGCAAAAGGGTTCTGCGTAGGTTGGG ATATATTACCAGCGAAGATGTTGTGGAGGTGAAGGGTAAGGTTGCTTGTGAGATCAGCAGTGCCGATGAGCTGACACTCACGGAGCTCATGTTTAGTGGCGTGTTCAAGGACTTGAAGGCGGAGGAGATGGTTGCTTTACTTTCATGTTTCGTATGGCAAGAAAAGCTCCAAGACGCACCAAAACCCAGGGAAGGACTCGAAATGTTATTTTCTCAACTTCAAGAAACAGCAAGAAGAGTTGCCAATGTTCAGCTTGATT